Below is a genomic region from Prunus persica cultivar Lovell chromosome G3, Prunus_persica_NCBIv2, whole genome shotgun sequence.
ATATTCTGCTCAAGTCTCTGCTCGAACTGCCCAAAACCCGTGATCTGCCTTATAAGAAAGTTGTTGAGAAGCAGGGTTTGGGTCGCTTGCGCTGATCCAAGGATCAAATTGAGAGGACTGTACCTTTATCCACGACTCGCCTACAAAGCCACGAATAGTTAAGCGTAGAGCTAACTCAATGTCGCAAGTTGCAGCAAATAGAGCAAAAGAGTAGTCTACTCGAGCAAAATGTCCTTCAGTTGCACGAACTGTCGATTCGAGAGTTGGTTATAGCTCTGCTGGTCAATTTTGGTACTCATCTTGAAACCACGGAGGCGTCCGAGCATGAAATTGCTGCTAATGCATACAAGCTGGGATACTTGGGCTGTAGGAATGATGCTCCTCCTTGTTGCCCTCTCGAACATGAGGATGGTGAGCAGCTCTATCTCGACTTGCTGCTCAAAGTGAGCAGATCAATGCTGTGAATGTAGAAGCAGTTGAAGAGCATATGGCAGATGAAGCTGTAATTGAGGAAGACAACGCTAAAGGTGGTGCAGCTGATGAGGTTTAGGGCAGATGCGGAGAAGTAGGCAGCTGGGGCTGCTGAGCAGATGGTGCCAGTTGAGCAAAATGCGGCTTATTTCTTATTGAACTTGGCTGGTTGGCCGCTTTGTTATGGAATTTTCAATTGTATTTCGAACTTCAATTCTCGTTGTATCTTGTAAGTGTGTGTCCGGAGACATAGCACTTGAAagagactccattgagtttatACTTGTGAAGTAGCTTGCCTACAATGGAGATAAGGCTcgtcgcctgtgtgcgtatgtcggggacataacgcttgaaaaagactccattgaatTTGTGCTTCGAGGAGTAGCTTGTCTGCAATAGAGGTGAAGCTTGTCGCCTGCGAGCGTATGTTGGGGACATaatgcttgaaaaagactccattgagtttgtgcttcgAGGAGCAGCTTATCTGCAATAAAAGTGAGGCTTGTCGCATGCGAGCGTATGTCGAGGACATAATGCTCGAAAaggactccattgagtttgtgctccgaggagcagcttgtctgcaatggatgTGAGGCTTGTCTCATGCgagcgtatgtcggggacataatgctcgaaaaagactccattgagtttgtgcttcgaggagcagcttgtctgcaatggagacGAGGCTTGTCGCCTGCGAGCGTATGTCGGGAACTTAATGCtcgaaaaagactccattgagtttgtgcttcgagtagcagcttgtctgcaatagaggtaaggcttgtcgcctacgagcgtatgtcggggacataatgctcgaaaaagactccattgagtttgtgcttcgaggagcagcttgtctgcaatggaggtaaggcttgtcgcctgcgagcatatgtcggggacataatgctagaaaaagactccattgagtttgtgcttcgaggagcagcttgtctgcaatggagatAAGACTTATTGCCTGCATGTATATTTTTGTGGGACATAATGCTCGAAAAAGTACTTCATTGAAAAGCTTGCTCTTGTATTGATGTTGGTGTGAATACATCGCTTTATTGAAGAAAGGAAATTAACAACATAGATAACATCGAAAGCAGTTTGTCTACAATGGAAGTACGGGAGGCTCGTCACCTGCTAGGAGTCGAGCTGATAAGCGAAGAGCTTCATGGATAGTATCTCCGAAGGTGGTGGGCATTCCATTGTCTTGGAATTTCCTTCCCTTCTAGAGTACGAGGGTGTAACTTCCTCTACCCCCAGATCGGCTGATCACGTAGGGGCTTTCTTAATTTgccttcatcttctttgaccTTTGCCTCGGTGATGTGATGAAAGTTTTTCTGAGCACAAGGTCTCTAGGCCGAAACTGTCTAGTCTTGGCCTTACTGTAGTAGGACGTCAAGTGCTGCTAGTAGGCGGCAACTCGAACAATAGCCTTTTCTCGTTCTTCTTCGAGCAGGTCAATGTTGATTCTTATCTGCCTGCAATTTTGGTCAAGACTGCCCACCTCAATGCTCATGGCAGGGACTGTGATGTGTAGGGGAATGATTGCTTCCGTCCCATAGGCTAGGGAAAATGGTGTCTCTCCGGTCGATCTCTTTTTGGTTGTGCGATAAGCCCACACGACTCCTGGCAGCTCGTCGACTTATTTTCCTTCTGGGCCTTCTAGTCTTTTCTTTAGGCAGTCCAACACGATCTTGTTGGATGGCTCTGCTTGGCCATTGCCTTGCGGGTATCTGGGAGTTGATAGGTGTTGTTTGATGTCATACTTCGCAAGGAATGCAGTGATTTGCCTGCCCACGAACTGTGTACCATTGTCGATAACTATCGATTGCGGGCAACCGAATCTACAAATGATGTTCTTCCAGATGAACCGTTCAACGTCAGCTTCCTTTGTAGAAGATAAAGCCtcggcctcgatccatttGGGGGTACTTGATGCAAGTGAGATGAGGCCCGTAGTATGATCTGCGGATAAGCGTGTCGCCTTTCATGTAATATCTTGCAACCTTCTGCTTCATTTTTCTGGCCTCGGGCTTGTCCTAGGGCAAGTTTTCATTCACTCGGTAGTCAATGATGGGTTCTTGCCAGCTAGGATCCTTGTCGATCTGTATCAGGTCCAGTTGTTCTGCCTATTCTATGCTAGGCTGGTCAAGGTGCTCGACCGGGATGGAGCGTCTAAACTGAGTATCCAGTGCTGATCCTAAGCTTACCAATGCATCTGCGTGCGTGTTCTTTGCTTGGGGCACATGCTGGATGGTGAAGGTGGGAAACGCCTTCAATAGCATTTGGACTTTGTCAAGGTACAAGATCATCTTTGGGTGCTTCGTCATGTATTCTCCTAATGCTTGACTTGTGATCAACTGGGAATCTGAGTAGATGGCCAGCTTCTTGATTGATAGCTCATTTGCCAAGCGCAAGCCAGCGAGCATTGCCTCGTACTCTGCCCCGTTATTTGAAGTCGGGAAGCCAAGTGTGATAGCTTACTCTAACAGGGTTCCATCtggggtgatgatgatgacgctTGCTCCAGCTGCTTTCTGGTTCGACGCTCCATCTACGCGTAACTGCCACATGTCTCTAGGTTGGTCAGGTTCTGCGGAGGTGTTGTCTGCTCtcgaactttccttctttttgctgaccagcttctcttcttcggctgATCGTGTGAATTCTGCAATAAAGTCTGCTAAAGCCtgggcttttattgcagtCTTTGGCTGGTAGAGGAGGTCATATTGGCTTAGCTCTATTGCCTACATCATGAGCTGCTGAGAAGCATCAAGGCTGTGgaggattgatctcaaaggaaagtcaGTCATAACGATGACTCGGTGACCTTGGTAATAAGGTCGCAGCTTTCTCGCGAAAACGACAAGGGCcaaaatgagcttctccaattttggatagcgagtctctgcatcgaggagagcttttgacgtATATAATATCAGATGTTGGGCCCCAAGTTCTTCTCGGATGAAAGCTGAGCTAACGGCCGAGTTGGACACTGCCAGGTACACGAACAAGTCTTCACCTGGAACTGGCTTCGAGAGCAGGGTTGGTGAAGTAAGGTAGGTCTTTAGACTCTAgaaagctacttcgcactcctcgtcccacttgtctttttgcctcttcttcaaagctttgaagaatgatttgcacttgtcggtagacttcgagaggaatcggttgaggCCTACTGCTCTGCCCgtcagactttgtatttccttcactGTAGAAGGTGACTTCATCTCGAGAATGGCTTTAATTTGGCGTGGGTGTGCCTCGATACCTCGTTGTGTGACTATGTACATCAGGAATCGGCCGGATGATACACCGAACGTGCATTTACTTAGATTCAGCTTCATGCGATATTGGCGAAGCAGGCTGAATGCCTCGGCGAGGTTTTTAAGATAGTCTCTAGCTTTGGGCTTTGACTAGCATATCATCCACGTAGACTTCCATGGTTCTGCCGATCTGCTCcttgaaaatcttattcacGAGCCTTTGATAGGTTGTTCCAGCGTTCTTCaacccaaagggcatgaccttgTAGCAGTAGGTCCCTCTCTTGATGATGAAAGAGGTCTTCACCTTGTCATCGCCGtacatcataatttgattatagccggagtaggcatccatgaagctgagcgGCTGGTTGCCGGAAGTTGAATCCACGAGCTGGTCGATCATCGGCAATGGGGtgttgtctttagggcatgcttTGTTGAGGTCGGTGTAATCGACGCACACTCTCTATTTgtacttttcttgttttgccaccaGAACAACGTTGGCCAGCCATTCTGAGTAGGAGACCTCCTCAATAAATCCGGGGGCTAGAAGCTTGTCAATCTCGGCTTCAATGATCGCGACTCACTCGAGAGTGAAGTTGCGTCTCTTTTACACCACGGGCTTACTGGCAGGGTTGATATGGAGGTGGTGGCAGATGATATTTGGGtcgatgccaggcatgtcaGATGGTGACCACGCGAACATGTCTTTGTGGTTTTGGAGGAAGGTGGTCAGCTCCACCTTCTCGTCTGGGCTTAGACGCAAGCAGATTAGCGCTTTCTTGTCTGGCTGGTTAGGATCGAGGGGTACTAACTCAACGTCTTCCTCAGGCTTCCAATCTTCTTCAAGGGAGCCTTTCGGGCGGATTCCCTCATCTCGATCCTCCTTCTTTGGATTCTGGCGCGAGCCGATCTGCGCTTCTTTGTCTGGCTGGCCAAGAGCAGGGGGTACTAACTCACGCCATCCTCAGGCTTCCAACCCTTGTCAGGGGAGTCTTCCAGGCGGATTCCCTCGCCTTGATCCTGGCTCATTAATTGCTATTGTGAGGTAGCAGCTCCCTTCCCGTTCGAGCTTACTTGTTTGCTGGGGGCGCTTCCTGCCTCGTTGGCAGCTTGCATAACTGGTGTGAACTGTAACTGCTTGCTCTTCTTGAGTCCTTGAGCTGTGCATCTTCTTGCTATGGCTTGGTCACTATTGATCTGCCATTTTCCACCTCCAGGGATGGGTTAGCGAATCTTCTGGTGTAAAGCAGATGTGATGGCCTCGATCTTGCTGATCCACGGTCGGCCCAAGATTTCGTTGCAGGGGAGATCTCGTCGTTGACCATGAAGGTTTGCGAGCAGACCACTGTGGGTGAGTGGACGTCAAGGTCGAGCGTTCCAACAGTAATTGATGTGGCCCAATTGAAGCCGATGAGTGACCTGGCAAGTTTGCTAATCTTGGGCTCCAATCCTATCTGTTGGATAACAGATAGTTGCAGGATGTTGGCTGCGCGCTGCCCTCATCCACATAAACTCGCTCGATCACAGCCTCTTCAATTTGGATGCAGATGACTAAGGCGCCATTATGAGGCAGGTCGAGCCTGATCAAATCTTTCTTCTGGAAACTAATAATGGGTGTATCCACAATGACTGGTACTCTTATTGTGACTTGGAAGTGTTCACCCGTTTGCGTGTTCCACTCttgaggtggaagggcgaagttccccactggcttggagaccacataAGTCGAATGCGCGATCTTCCTCTTGAGCTCCTTGGTGGTCAGCCCGGACTCATGGGAGTCAGCTAGAATGGTGTTGATTCGAATGACCTTTTGGGGAGGTTCCTTAACAGCCGCATCACGATCCTCAATCTGTTGGATGGCCTTTTTTGCGATGAATTCTGTACAATGACCTTCTCTGACCAGCTCCTCAAGGTGCCTTTTCAAAGCGTTGCAGTTGTT
It encodes:
- the LOC109948144 gene encoding uncharacterized protein LOC109948144; this encodes MTKLHPQLSRRACQPSTSYQELAITPSQTLVEVFATTECYALWDDDRIAAKKASKQVHHPTKWASQKSNQFEQRARDKRRSRPREGSLEIGTFTEFAIPIHQILAQVKDKPWARRPLTMKGDPSKRDTSKYCAFHWEHGHYTNNCNALKRHLEELVREGHCTEFIAKKAIQQIEDRDAAVKEPPQKVIRINTILADSHESGLTTKELKRKIAHSTYVVSKPVGNFALPPQEWNTQTGEHFQVTIRVPVIVDTPIISFQKKDLIRLDLPHNGALVICIQIEEAVIERVYVDEGSAQPTSCNYLLSNR